Proteins co-encoded in one Ignavibacteria bacterium genomic window:
- the murG gene encoding undecaprenyldiphospho-muramoylpentapeptide beta-N-acetylglucosaminyltransferase has product MAVANRIRILFACGGTGGHVFPAIAIAEEIEKKNSQIEILFVGTKNKIESRIVPERKFRFQTIWISGLQRNLSLTNLLFPLKVLVSLLQSFFILKKFRPSVVVGTGGYVCGPVVSVASLLNIPTVIHEQNSYPGITTRLLSKRATQVHLTFKVANNYLQRSDNIFVTGNPTRAELDTVNREEAMKYFGFDSSIEKKTLLVVGGSLGASTLNNAIVNLLDELTKNNVRLIWQTGKHQAKELQKISLKYSKNDLWLSAFIERMDYAYAIADMVLCRSGATTIAEITRLGKAAILVPYPFATANHQEENTKVLVKENAAEMILDKNVSTDLSEKIILLLNNDLRRKELETNCKRLGNPNAAKDIAEYVLKLAS; this is encoded by the coding sequence ATCGCCGTGGCAAACCGAATAAGAATTTTATTTGCGTGCGGCGGAACAGGCGGTCACGTATTTCCTGCTATTGCTATAGCAGAAGAGATTGAAAAAAAAAATTCTCAGATTGAAATATTGTTTGTCGGCACAAAAAATAAAATAGAATCACGTATTGTTCCGGAAAGAAAATTTCGTTTTCAAACAATTTGGATTAGCGGATTGCAACGAAATCTTTCGCTCACGAATTTGTTATTTCCGTTAAAAGTTTTGGTTTCGTTGTTGCAGTCGTTTTTTATCTTAAAAAAATTTCGTCCAAGTGTTGTTGTTGGCACCGGAGGTTATGTTTGCGGACCCGTTGTCTCTGTTGCGTCTTTGCTGAATATTCCAACAGTGATTCACGAGCAGAATAGTTATCCGGGAATTACAACGCGGTTGCTTTCAAAAAGAGCAACGCAAGTTCATCTAACCTTTAAAGTTGCGAATAATTATTTACAACGAAGCGACAACATTTTCGTAACCGGAAATCCGACACGTGCAGAACTTGATACGGTGAATAGGGAAGAAGCAATGAAGTATTTTGGTTTCGATTCCAGTATAGAAAAAAAAACGTTGCTTGTCGTTGGCGGAAGTTTGGGAGCATCAACATTGAACAATGCTATTGTGAATTTGCTCGATGAACTTACAAAAAATAATGTTCGATTGATTTGGCAAACGGGAAAACATCAAGCGAAAGAGTTGCAAAAAATAAGTCTTAAATATTCTAAAAACGATTTGTGGCTTTCTGCTTTTATTGAAAGAATGGATTACGCGTATGCAATTGCGGATATGGTGTTGTGTCGAAGCGGAGCAACAACGATTGCTGAGATAACGCGACTCGGAAAAGCAGCGATTCTTGTTCCGTATCCGTTTGCAACAGCGAATCATCAAGAAGAAAATACAAAAGTGTTAGTAAAGGAAAATGCCGCAGAAATGATTCTTGATAAAAATGTTTCAACAGATTTGAGTGAGAAAATCATCTTACTCTTGAACAATGATTTACGAAGAAAAGAATTGGAAACGAATTGCAAGCGACTTGGGAATCCCAATGCAGCGAAAGATATTGCAGAATATGTGTTGAAATTAGCGTCATAA
- a CDS encoding sulfite exporter TauE/SafE family protein, translating into MEFNLNTILFLITGIVVGFSSGIVGVGGGVFVIPILVFLFGFSQKMAQGTSLAMLLPPVGILAVMEYYRSGNINVNVAIVLALGYLFGAYFGSSLAVTLSNDMLKKIFGILLLGVSLKMLLGK; encoded by the coding sequence ATGGAATTCAATCTCAATACAATTTTATTTCTCATCACGGGAATAGTCGTTGGATTTTCGAGCGGCATTGTTGGCGTTGGCGGCGGCGTGTTTGTTATTCCGATTCTCGTTTTTCTTTTTGGCTTCTCGCAAAAAATGGCGCAAGGAACTTCACTTGCAATGTTACTTCCGCCGGTGGGAATACTTGCCGTAATGGAATATTATCGCAGCGGAAATATCAATGTAAATGTTGCAATTGTTCTTGCGCTTGGATATTTGTTCGGCGCATATTTCGGAAGTTCGCTTGCAGTTACGCTTTCGAATGATATGTTGAAAAAAATTTTTGGAATACTTCTTCTCGGAGTTTCGTTGAAAATGTTGTTGGGAAAGTAA